The Dioscorea cayenensis subsp. rotundata cultivar TDr96_F1 chromosome 19, TDr96_F1_v2_PseudoChromosome.rev07_lg8_w22 25.fasta, whole genome shotgun sequence genome includes a window with the following:
- the LOC120283725 gene encoding protein SYM1 encodes MSINLLRGGGGGGGQGAAVARRLLLRHLTRSPAPESLSRPFVRSRLFSNGLKESPVAPSLSVPSSRASSTTTRNAFVTWYLGRIEARPVLTKSLTAGAIFVAADISSQMITLESSDSLDLIRTIRMASYGMVLSGPSLHLWFNFVARIIPKRDLISTLKKLFIGQTVYGPIMTSIFFSSNAAAQGETSAEIYARLKRDLIPTLKSGLIYWPFCDFITFKFIPVRLQPLVSNSFSFLWTIYITYMASLEKAIVEEKSND; translated from the exons ATGAGCATTAACCTCCTccgcggcggcggcggcggcggcggccaGGGAGCTGCGGTGGCTCGTCGGCTTCTCCTCCGACATCTCACCCGTTCCCCCGCTCCCGAGTCCCTATCGAGGCCTTTTGTTCGATCGCGCCTCTTCTCTAATGGGCTCAAGGAATCCCCTGTTGCTCCATCTCTCTCCGTTCCCTCATCTCGGGCCTCTTCTACGACGACGAGGAATGCGTTCGTGACGTGGTACTTGGGTAGGATCGAAGCCCGCCCTGTCCTGACCAAGAGCTTGACCGCGGGTGCTATCTTCGTCGCCGCCGATATCTCTTCTCAG ATGATCACCCTTGAGTCCTCAGATTCTCTTGATTTGATAAGGACAATTCGTATGGCTAGTTATGGGATGGTACTTTCTGGACCCTCATTGCACTTATGGTTCAATTTTGTGGCAAGGATAATACCAAAGCGTGATCTGATTAGCACTTTGAAGAAATTGTTTATTGGTCAAACTGTCTATGGACCGATAATGACATCAATATTCTTCTCTTCAAATGCAGCGGCACAag GTGAAACCTCTGCTGAGATCTATGCCAGATTGAAGAGAGATTTGATTCCTACACTGAAAAGTGGTCTTATATACTGGCCTTTTTGTGATTTCATCACATTCAAATTCATTCCTGTCCGTCTACAG CCGTTGGTGAGTAATTCATTCTCATTCCTGTGGACCATTTACATCACATACATGGCAAGTTTAGAGAAAGCAATTGTGGAGGAGAAATCTAATGACTGA
- the LOC120283723 gene encoding BTB/POZ domain-containing protein SR1IP1-like → MLSVDQEIAPTSAANLKRTHRLSTAMQRTSEWIFSQDIPSDITVLAGGAAFSLHKFPLVSKCGYIRKLMLEAGNSSDISVTDISDIPGGAEAFEFAAKFCYGMNFEISAENVAMLRCAAEYLEMTEAYSDGNLINRTEAYLEEVAMLSLSGAVTVLRKAESLLPMSEKVKLVNRCIDAVAYLACNDSQFSLSLDSQESLSSSLSQPRLIVDWWAEELTVLKISTFQRLLMALKARGFKQVAFGPVLMLYVQKSLRGLDLFSGARKKNELKLEHERRLVLETIASLLPTERNAMSVSFVSMLLRAALYLETTVACRLDLEKRMGLQLGQAVLDDLLIPSYSPDADTIFDVETVKRILMKYLEQNTDSFRIGYNTDDDYVSSPLNDMDIVGQLMERYLAEIASDHNLPISKFVSLAELIPEQARFREDGMYRAIDVFLKAHPSLSDPERKRICNLMDCQKLSREACAHAAQNERLPVQIVVQVLYHEQHRFKDRMSGSYFGGESPALSRQMNPYNTHFNTPDELSRLRRENDDLKLELLRMRAPVKDIDQPSMNESTSSDRPPLLKKSFLSSVTKKLSRLYLFSRSESVKSLSGKTGRKTPKDRRHSIS, encoded by the exons ATGCTTAGTGTTGATCAAGAGATAGCACCAACAAGTGCAGCCAATTTAAAGAGGACGCATCGCCTCTCAACTGCCATGCAGAGAACTAGTGAATG GATTTTCTCCCAGGACATACCCAGTGATATCACTGTTCTGGCAGGAGGAGCTGCCTTCAGTTTACACAAG TTTCCATTGGTGTCCAAATGTGGATATATTCGAAAGCTAATGTTAGAAGCTGGTAACTCATCAGACATCTCAGTGACAGACATTTCAGACATCCCTGGTGGTGCCGAAGCATTTGAGTTTGCTGCAAAATTTTGCTATGGTATGAACTTTGAGATCAGCGCAGAAAACGTCGCAATGCTGCGGTGTGCTGCTGAGTACCTTGAAATGACAGAGGCATATTCAGATGGAAATCTCATTAATAGAACAGAGGCTTACTTGGAGGAAGTAGCAATGTTGAGCCTCTCCGGTGCTGTCACTGTGCTTCGCAAAGCAGAGAGCCTTCTGCCTATGTCTGAGAAAGTGAAACTAGTGAACAGATGCATTGATGCAGTGGCATATTTGGCTTGCAATGATAGCCAATTCTCTTTGTCATTGGATAGCCAGGAGAGCTTGAGTTCCTCTTTATCACAGCCCAGATTAATTGTGGACTGGTGGGCTGAGGAGTTGACGGTTCTAAAGATCAGCACCTTTCAGAGACTTCTTATGGCATTGAAGGCCAGAGGCTTTAAACAGGTGGCTTTTGGACCTGTTCTAATGCTTTATGTGCAGAAATCTCTGAGAGGTTTG GATCTTTTCAGTGGAGCAAGGAAGAAAAATGAGCtgaaactagagcatgagagaAGGTTGGTGTTGGAAACAATCGCCAGTCTTTTGCCGACCGAAAGGAATGCTATGTCAGTCAGCTTTGTGTCGATGCTCCTGAGAGCAGCCTTGTATCTTGAAACCACAGTGGCTTGCAGGCTTGATTTGGAGAAGAGGATGGGCTTGCAGCTCGGGCAAGCTGTGCTAGATGATCTACTAATCCCTTCTTACTCACCCGATGCAGACACAATATTCGATGTCGAGACTGTTAAGAGGATCTTGATGAAATATCTTGAGCAAAATACGGACAGCTTCCGCATTGGATACAACACCGATGATGACTATGTCTCTTCTCCTCTGAATGACATGGATATAGTTGGACAGCTTATGGAGAGGTACCTCGCAGAAATAGCATCTGATCACAACTTGCCAATCTCAAAGTTTGTCAGCCTTGCTGAATTAATTCCCGAGCAAGCCCGGTTTAGAGAAGACGGAATGTATAGAGCAATCGATGTATTCTTGAAG GCTCATCCATCTCTCAGTGATCCGGAAAGGAAAAGGATATGTAACTTGATGGATTGCCAAAAGTTATCGAGAGAGGCTTGTGCTCATGCAGCGCAGAATGAGAGGCTTCCCGTACAGATAGTGGTTCAGGTGCTTTACCATGAACAACATCGTTTCAAAGATCGAATGAGTGGAAGCTATTTCGGTGGAGAATCTCCTGCCCTTTCCCGGCAAATGAACCCATACAACACTCATTTTAACACACCCGATGAGCTCTCACGCTTGCGCAGAGAAAATGATGACCTGAAACTAGAGTTACTGAGAATGCGCGCACCCGTAAAAGACATAGATCAGCCTTCAATGAATGAAAGCACTTCTTCAGATAGGCCACCATTACTGAAGAAGTCATTCCTTAGTTCTGTAACTAAAAAACTCAGCCGCCTGTATTTGTTTTCACGTTCTGAAAGTGTTAAGTCATTGTCTGGCAAAACCGGAAGGAAGACTCCCAAAGACCGGAGGCATTCAATCTCATGA
- the LOC120250628 gene encoding uncharacterized protein LOC120250628, whose translation MERFLKQYDKERMKMAMLKHEETFRQQVHELHRLYRVQKILMSDLKIKELKREQRWREERRRIPRQLDLEQPAEEYIEGEDRHGMIESDDENYLELTLATGRSRRKKDERSYTSDSGTSFSSSSSESGRIKLNGFEVEGGVREDRMKQYPPWLFQCLSLNMT comes from the exons ATGGAGAGGTTTCTGAAACAGTATGATAAGGAGAGAATGAAGATGGCCATGTTGAAGCATGAAGAAACTTTCAGACAACAA gtTCATGAACTTCACCGTCTGTATAGAGTTCAAAAGATACTGATGAGTGATCTGAAGATTAAAGAGTTGAAGAGAGAACAGAGATGGAGAG AAGAAAGGCGAAGAATTCCTCGGCAACTTGATCTTGAACAGCCTGCAGAAGAGTATATAGAAGGTGAGGATAGGCATGGGATGATTGAAAGTGATGATGAGAATTACTTAGAGCTGACATTGGCCACCGGGAGAAGCCGAagaaagaaggatgaaagatcaTATACTTCAGACTCCGGCACGAGCTTTTCTTCGTCTTCATCGGAGTCTGGTAGAATTAAGCTCAATGGATTTGAGGTTGAAGGTGGTGTTAGAGAGGATAGAATGAAGCAGTATCCTCCTTGGCTCTTTCAATGTTTGAGTCTTAACAtgacatga